ATCCAGAAAAAGTCAAGAGAGGGGGGAAAGACATTGAAAAGACTACCCCTCAGCTTGACAAAGAAAGTTTTGTGACCCAGTTTTTGGGGCTATTGGAACCGCCAGAGGAGGGGGTAGATATAACCAAGTCAGATATTGTAATCGGAGTGGGTAGGGGGATTGGAGATAGGGATAAATTGAAGGTTGTCGAGGAGCTAGCAGAAGTTACAGGTGGTGTTTTGGCGGCCACCAGACCTGTGATTGATAGCGGGTGGTTGCCGAAAGAAAGACAGGTGGGGCAATCTGGAAAGACTGTCAAGCCAGAGTTATATATCGCCTGTGGTATTAGTGGGGCTTCGCAGCACACCATTGGGATGAAGAAGTCAGGAACCATCGTGGCCATAAATAATGACCCCCGGGCCCCGATTTTCAATATTGCCCATTATGGGATTGTAGGGGACCTGGTAGAGATCCTTCCAGCGATCACGTCAAGGATACGTTCTGTTAGGTAATTTACATAACATTTTGGGACAAAGTCGATGGGTGCAGACGCTGCAGTAACAAGAGAGGTTTTTTTAGGTCTTTCCACCGGTTCAAAAATAGCTTTTTACTGTTTGACCTTTGTCACTGTATCTCTGTTTATCTGGGGTGTAATGCAACGAATCAAGAAATATCGTCGTAGCAGAAGATTTAAGGGGTTTTCAGATATTGCACGGAGGATTACGGAGTCCCTGAAGATTTCCCTCAGCAATATAACCATTATCAAAGATGATCTCTATTCGGGTTTATCACATCTGTTGATTTTATGGGGGTTTCTGATTCTCTTGGTCGGCACCGCTATTGTTGCCGTCAACATTGATGTTCTAGCCTTGATAAATAAAAAATGGACTTTTTGGCACGGATCTTTTTATCTCTGGTTCTCGCTCCTCCTTGATCTGTTCGGTCTTGCGTTCCTCATTGGGGTGGTCATGATGATGCTGAGGAGGGCCTTTTTGAAACCTCAATGTCTAGATTATACAAGGGTGGATAGAGAACCAGACACATATAACCGGGCAAACTATGTAGTGGGTGACTGGATTTTTCTTGGCAGCCTATTTGTTATTGGAGTGAGCGGTTTCATTGTAGAGGGGCTG
This DNA window, taken from Deltaproteobacteria bacterium, encodes the following:
- a CDS encoding electron transfer flavoprotein subunit alpha/FixB family protein yields the protein MENKILVIAEHRAQEIREVTWELVSGVGKLAEDLSMELEGVILGHNCEELVEDLAESVIKLYHVEDEDLAFYTWESYLHALMPLIEEVNPLMVVMGHTTMGMDLGPRLAAAMNSPYMPDCINFTFDGDDLIVTRELFGGKLKSELKVAKGERYCVTLRPGIFDPEKVKRGGKDIEKTTPQLDKESFVTQFLGLLEPPEEGVDITKSDIVIGVGRGIGDRDKLKVVEELAEVTGGVLAATRPVIDSGWLPKERQVGQSGKTVKPELYIACGISGASQHTIGMKKSGTIVAINNDPRAPIFNIAHYGIVGDLVEILPAITSRIRSVR